acatcagtGGATTTCATCATTTGTTTAATGTCAAAGATTacatataaaaatgcattatattctcttttttgacctattattaaaatgtttccatttatttatgctttcatAATTACAGAAGTAGCTTTATTCCAAAGTATAATTAAATTCTCAATTGCTGTCCTTCAGTTTGGTCTGAATAGATGAATTcacatccttttttaaaaaatcttttaaaatgtttaatttcacacaaatacatgtttaatttaaaatgattcactgtgctgtcacaaaatatttacttgaGACTAATGGCTATAATCCTCAAGAACAAGAAAACATAGGAAATGCATACAAAGACAGATGGTCCATCACTCTGAACAGGTCCAAACAGCATTAATCAAATACATgcgatgaaaaaaatattcacaaaactATGTCAAAGATGAAGACAAATTCAATACATTACACAGTGAGGAACATGGCAGGAAAATCCCTTCAACACTTCAGAGGTAAAATATTTGGAGGTATGAGTGTTCATAAATTTATTGATATGATTTGGACTAAGATATGTAAACAACCATTTCTAACAATCATACATATGGTATAATACTTCAGTATAATCCTAATAAGTCATTTAATCCCTTCATATACAAAAATCtactacaataaaataatatgtacAGCATTATAAGTCTGTGAGGCACAGTGAACTGGCACACTTAAATGTGTTTGGTAGAGTAGACAACTctttggtgcataaaaactgCAGGAGGTAATGAGCAAATAAATCCTCTGCTGTGTCAACTAAACTTTGAAGGCCATGGTCCAGTCAGTTCAGGGGTTTCGTCATCAGTCTCTCCAACTACTGCTTCTCCCACTGTATCACAactcttaaagggatagtttctATTTCGAGAATCAGaaaaattgtccaaaatgtcCCATGTGTTTTAGAATTTCAGagcttggttttttttttttgtttttcttagttcatcaaaatgaaatgttttgccTAACTTCAAGCTTAGTTAAATTTCCTAATGTCACAGAGGTCATTGTGGTCCTAGACTAGAGCTGGAACGTTTCCCCTGATTAAAtccaaaaaggcaaaataagaTGTTGAGGAGTCTTATTCTTCAAAGGTTATCCAAAACACCTGCACTTTTTAAGCAACTCTTAATTACTGATTGATAAAACCATTAACGCAACAGGGAGCATTTACTAAGTTCACTTCTCCACATGAATTGTGATTGATATGGACTTTTAGTGAGTTGTTTTAGATGGAAACTTCtctaaaatatctttaattttattcagtATTAGTTTGATgtaacaagacaaaaacagcatagcAATACCATGTAACTAAAAAACAGTATACACTGTACACAGCATAGgcactcatgtttttttttacaagaataaaaaatacgAAGCAAGAATCCAATAGttaccaaaaaaacccaaataaataTCATCATATGAATGATAAATTCATTTCAGACAAAGATACAGCTTGTCTCACGGTCTCTATAGACATCTATTGGTGAGAAAATATGGCTTATGTTTGAGTGATGAATCTGACAACACTGTACCACAACATCTGTCTATATACATTGAATCTGTGTGTTCACCAATCAGaatatttttggtgtttgtttcaTCATCTGCTTTGTGGTGTTCAGATGTCTGTTTTAGGACTTACTCTGTTCTCACCTCTagttaattttaatttactATTTTAATGAAGTTAGTGTGTATCACTATGCAGATGATACACTGATTTATCTAGCATTTAAGAAGAAAGATCTCACTAGATCAACACTTGAATCCTTCGCCATTCAGGGCCCTATGCTTAAAGatcttaaatttaaactttataTATTGATTTTCTTGTCACTGATCAGATGATGGAGAACATCAAATTTAGCAGGTTTTTGGTCCACTGGAATGTAATATCAAATCCTCCTTTAAAAATTTGGGTGCCATTTTCAAATTATACTTGACCATTTACGCACAAGGCCAAATACCACTAATGTGTCGAATCACACTGTGGAAATATTCATCCATACTTGTATCTCACTGAATAGCTTGCTGAGTTGGCCCCCAAACTGGCTCTTTTCACTGGATTGTTACAAGTGAAGACCTGTTTTTGAAGTCCCGCAAGTATGTTCAGCTTGGCTGAATAACTGCTGCAAAGTTTagttttcaaacaaaatgtgatCCTGCAGTGTTGACTGGCCACAAACGATAGAGAAATTTTTGAGAAATCTTTGAGAAATTACTTAAGCTcaacctttttttatgttgtctgtaatatactgtatatctttaTATTAACATGAATTGACAAAAATAGACAAGTGCACATGCATTTCCAGTTTTTGAAAGGCAGCTGAAAACAAGGCAACTGTTACTGCTAGCTTGTCCAAGGGTGCAGGTTTCATGTCAACATTTGGGGGCACATATGGAACTGGGGCTCTGGGGTTCTCCCTCAGGATATTTTGAGCATaacactttttaatttcttgcattctggtgaatttcaatgcatcaatttgtgtctctttctgcatAAATGTAATGCACATAATGTAATTaccgggggtgtggggggggggggggggggggggtcctccCTGAACTCTACAGGCTATGGGCTTGTCTCAATAATTTTCTCTCGTTGCAGAACTGTCTTTTTAAGCATGTTCAATGCCGTTATAAATGAAATTCAGGTTGTATTCATTATCTGGATCTAAATGACAAACttattttgtttacttaattgaatttaaagtaatgacatgcaTGATTATACACAGAGATGACACTCAGGACATGATCTTGGTGTGATCTTGGTGGCTTCTGggaatttatatttatttatattttccagCCTGTAAATGACAGTGAGCAGTGGCGTGATGCTGATAAAACCTGtgagagagaatgaaaaaatgttcaGGTATGAGGAACATGGACATGGAAAACAGGACATTTGATTTGTTATAGTTTGTACACATGTACTTACTGCCAGACTACCTGTTGGCCTCACCTCTGTGTGATCCCCCATGCGTCCTAGCCTGACACCCAGTTATGTGTGGTGGTCTTTACCCTCTGGGGAAACCCATGAGGCCCAGCTGCGGGGTCAAAGTTAAAGTCCAGCGCCCCGCCATCCATAAGGGTGTCATGGAGGACAGTCTCCATGTCACATTCAAACCTCTCAATGGACATGTTGTCCAGATCACTGGGCAGCCGCTCTTGGTGATGACTGTTTGGGTGAACCGAGTTCAGTTCCCTGTACCCATTATTGCTGCCGTAGTTTGCTGAAACAGTGATAGTGTGTGCTGGGTGTCCACGGGGCGGTGGCATGCATGTCCTCAGGCTGGTCATTCGAGGAGGGGCCCCTGAAAGACTAGTCAGACTAGTCAGGGGGATCATGTTACAGCTATTCAAGTCTTGTGAGGTTGAAGGACCCTGGCTATGTATAGCTTGTGGATTTCCATGTGGAACTGTGTGACTTTGAGGAGGATTCATCATTTTAACTCCATTATGACCCACCATGTGGCTCTGACGGCTGTAAGTGGGCATTAGACAACCTCCTCTGCCTATCTGAGACACCTGTGTGTCCCTACTGGCCTCTGCATCTGAGGTCAGCAGCTCTTTGAGGAGGCCAGCAGGGCAGATATACTGGTTCTCATAAGCCCCAAAGCCAGGCTTGGTCTCTGGGAGGGTCTGCATGGGGGAAGGGGGCAGGGAGTTCATCCTCACCTGGCTGTACATGCACTTACGGTAGTCCTTCTGCGGGTGCGGGGTCAAGCCGGCAGAGCTGTAGGGGATACTCTGAAGAATTGCAGCATTTGATGAATGTGAGGAGTCAGAACCCAGCTGGGCGGTTTTAGGAGACAGCAGGTTCAGGTTATCCAGCAGACTCTCCATGACGTTCTCTGAGCCGTGTTGGCCAATGGGTCCAGCAACCTCGGACAGGCTGGGCAGGGTGGAGGTTATCTTGGACCCTGCCGCCCCAGAATACATCATATGGCCATCAGACTCCCCCAGGTCATCCTGCTCAGGAGGGAAAGGTGAATGGCAGCCACTCAGGGTGCTGGCGTCAGAGCTGGTGCGTGTCCTAAATGAGCTCCAGGATTCAAAGTCCTCATTACTGTGGGAGTTTGGGCTTCCCAGCCAGTTAGAGTACTGGGAACCAGGACTGCCAGCTCCTCCCTCAACCCCTTCCTGTAGAGCCATCTAAGGACAGAGAAACATCAAAAATTCAAACAGGCTGCCATAAAATGGCCAGTTTATAATTTATTAAGAGTAAAACTataggaatagtttgacattttggggaacaTGCTTGTTTCACTTGTTGCTGAGAgtaagatgagaagattgataccagtCCGTAGAGAGTGATATAGATCTTCGCTTTTTctcaaatgtcaaactattccatATGAGTTTAATAAAAGGGGGGTCGTACCTTTTTCTTTGTGGCTCTTCCTCTGCTCTTGGCAAACTTACTGTTGTTGTCCATGGATGCAGCTCTGCGTCGGGGTGACTTTCCGTTCTTTCCACCCTCTgggttcagcatccaccaggagCTTTTTCCCGTTCCCTCATTTTGTATGCGCACAAAGCGGCTGTGCAGGGACAGGTTATGTCTGATGGAGTTCtgggtgaggaaaaaaatgaataatttgtaGGTTATCCATGGACTCACTGTTATGTGGAGGCTCCAAGAGGCATCGAAATGATTTTTGAATGAGACTTTTATGATTTTGGACAAAGGTTGGTATTATTTTCCTTATGAAATATGCTAGTGCATCAAAATACTGATTCTCTGATTCAAAAAGAATTACCTGAGAATGATTCTTGGTTGAATCTCAATGGGAATTAAATGAGAATCATTATTGCTGCAGAGGAAacgtttgtcatttttcatactGAATAGAGAACAAGCTGGTAGTTGGGTGATGTGTGACGTCAAAGCCAGCAAATGAACAGGAAGTATGCATACGTCCATATCCTCCTTCAACAATATTATGTCTGCTGAGCCTTTTCCACTCCCTCCTCACGCTCTCCAGCtaaagtcattagttacttTGGCATGGAAGAGCGAGGGATACTTGGGATATGTGGTGTCATTTATTCaacactaaataaatatttggtaCCCTTGCAAGACAGATGTCGTTACAGCCAGAGACAGAGTTCAGTATCTGTTACTGAATGTGACGATGGACAAATAAAAGATGGCATCAGACAAtacaaacagtttatacaagtgaCACCATCCGCTAAGAAAAGTATACATAAAGTTAGCATTTTAGTGCATTTAGACTACGTAGCCTAATTAAAAGcgtagtgtgtaggatttagtggcacctAGCTTTAGGgactgcaaattgcaaccagctgaaacttcctCCATGTACCAAGAATtgtagaattccttcagtgttcattgttaaggaggtttttaatGGGTGCcaaattagattagattagattagattaatatttattgtcattgcacaaTACAAGTATAGTACAACAAAAGGAAGTTGGCATCTAACCAGAGTGCAAATAAACAAGTGCAGAACAGTACAGAAGCTATATGTACagagttatatatatatatatatatatatacagacagTGATATAGAGAGTAAGTTGTAGTTTTATAGTACAGTAAATTGAAGTTAATTATCCACAGAGGCcccttcctctccaaaacaaacagaccctgTGACTTAAACAGACGAAACACTaaataataaagcaatttcaccttaaaatctttatttttacaatgctgtttggctccaaaacaaacaaacccagtgatttaaagtaaagtcagtaaaaacactgaataaagcagtttcacatgaaaaacagtttttactttttaacattcAGCTCATTGTGGAGGGGCTGTCAACTTTGGcagccaaatcaaaaacacaaatggcacagtatagagccagtgtttggtttgtccattctaggATACTGTAGAAagatggtggtgcaacatggagGAGGACCCACTCCCCATGTAGATattaacagctcattctaaggataaaaaataaaataaaattaaaaaatcttattttcaagtgGTTTCACACTAAAAGAGGCGCTGTATGTGCTGtattgtattccatttctgcttatatataccttttttttttaaatttttttttacacctacACCCTTCAAGGTGGAAACTCTGCCAGTTGAAGCCACTGGAAGGGAACATCAAACTTGCATGGTGAGGAAAACGCGTCATGTATGAGGTTGAGGACATTAAATTATATTGTTGAAtctattttcatgacatgtGTCAGCCTTATTCAGTAAAATGGATTTTTAGCAAATTAAAGTATTTTCTACTTTGaagtttatgttgttttaaacgCTTGTTTTTAGAAGTCTTATATATGAGTTTATTAGGGTGGTCATCCTGATCCCTCCTCACTCTAGGCAGTAATCATATGtgttatttacaacatattTGATGTGTATAGTCGAATACCTCCCTTCcaccagcagcatttttttcttgaactaAAAACCGGCTGTATTACTTTGGGTTTAAACCAACTTGCgcactttttttgtatgtggtCACATTTGTCCTTGTGCTAACATGTATACACCTAAAGCCTCATTCAGTCAACTTTCTCTAATGCTATGTTGTGAGCTTTAAAAAGGACGCAGAGGCGCCTCCTGCGGTAATTCTCAcaggaagaaaaacagtaatGGTTTGAGAACAGAAAGGCGGTCACACAGGACACAGATGTACTGTATAGCCTGGTCTCTTTGGACATAAAATGTTGTTCTTGGGTTGGGTGCATTAAGTGCATCTTAATTCTCAGAATGCGACTCATATTCCCATATTTAATATTCTTCATTTCACATTGAGGATGGCTCTATAAAGtgatcaaataaatgtatttacaatCATTTTGTGTAGCTGTGCAGTGTAGTGTTAGACCACAATGACACTTCAAGTAACTGTAGAACTAGAGCAAGCTCATAGTTAATATATACAACTATCCCCGTACGAAGGTGCTGAACCACAGAAAGTTCAACCTCAAGCCATATACATCAACAGTGGCCTTGTGAAGCCTGATCCTAAAGTAGAGGCAGCGGGCTGTGCATGAATGAGAaaatttttactgaaaaagaaAGCTGGGGGAGGTTACAGAGTTCGAAGTGAGGATGGGGAGGGCGACAGAGTGAGATGTTTTTGCCGGCAGAGATGAGGTCAATGAGTTCACTGAACACGAGCTCCTCAGCCGGCGCTGACAGACACATGCAAACAGGTTGGATGGAGCAGAAGCACAGGCAGGAGGAGAAGCATCAAATGTTACATGCTGCTGGGTCAGACTGTCTGCTTACTGACTCACAACAACAGAACCCCCCAATCCTAGAACTGGACTCCTCCCTTCTCTTCCACTGAGTTTTAAATGAGGCTTCCTGTGTCGAAGGTCATCCTGCACATACAAACTGGAGATACTTGGACTTAACACTCATTGAATGGCCTCAAAATGCAACGCTCAATCTTACTCGTCTTCATTTGATTCATgaccttttcttctctctttacTTGATATCTATCTGTAACCAAAGACAGGAAATGAGTCATTAGCAGAGGACCTGAGGTCTGAGATCTGAGCAGTGCGCTGCACAGACTCAGCCTGTGAACCAACTTTTATTCCACCAACCAGATGACATGCCGTGCTTGCACATGGCTGAGATCACTAGTGATATGCAAATGTCTGCAGCCTCCGATCAGTGCCCACAATAGATCATGGACTGCATGACTGGGTCCTGGGAAGAAGAATTCTCTCCTCCGCCAGGGATAATCCTAGTCTGAGACAGACCTCACCTCAACCCAAAGAGAACAAAAGACCTCCCCTGCCTCACTAACTCAGGAGGTGCCCCATTCACACATTATGTCTCTGAAAGACCAACCCAAGGTGGCCTTTATGTTTCATTGTTGCTAAACTTCTTTATAATACACATTGTTATCGCCTGCTTTTTTAACTGACTTTATAGACGTATTAAAATACGTGCACCTGTAGCTGCATGGCAGCTCATTTGAATGTGGAGCATTAAGAAGTCTATATGCTCTTCATTGACCTGTCTTGGCGACCAGGGAAATTCCCAGGCACAGATTATGGAGGCCTGTAAGTGACGTAAATGTCTAAGAGAAATGTGTTGAGTAAACTGAGCAGTGATCCAACACAAGCGTGTAAAAGAGTAAATCACCGGGCGATAATCAAATCATATGGAATCAGAAATCAAATCtaacaatatttttgtcaaaataccATGGTTGATATCAGTGTTGCAACTATATTGTAcagttgactattggtgctttcaaaaAGTATCTGTGATTTTTGATACatatcatcagtaatgtgaatACAGGCAAACTGGGTAAAAGCAACaaatagaacagctagaacagtctgctaagtctaaaaaaatacaccagtttattgtaatgcagcctttaaaccccaaaaagtcaatatttatgattttatgctATCCAAAATATTATCTAGTctcatattacaataaaaatataataatgataaactgCTGAGCCATAACACATAAATAACACAGTATATCTCATGGCAAAATATtgtaatacaaacaaaaaaatctcaaaactacACTGAAGAATATGTGAGTTTCAAAGTCACACTGGTCCTTGGTCAGCCGGTGCAGGGATGCCTGACATGAGAAAGATCTTTTTGCGTCTGACAAAATCTATTTTCAGTCTCCCCCTTAGAAATGCAACATGTTGAACAGCATGCtgtaaatgcagcacaataGATAGCAGTTAACTCTCTACACACTGCTAAGTTACAAGACTGTGCAGAATCATCCACTAGCTCTAAACTCTTCAAATGCACCCAATGATCTCTCAATCATGTGATCATTATCATCAGGACAAACTGTTGCAGCATGAAGAGACTCCTCCTACTGGACTTCAAAACAATCGAATTGACACAGCTGCTGTTTCTTGTGTAGTGAAGCATGAGGCTTGCAGTAACGGTTGCAGGATAAGTAAACAAACAAGGCCAAGTTGTAGGGGCAGGTGCAGCCACAGTGAAAGTGGCCTCACTTGCAACTGGTCTAAACGTTTTACATACACTGCCAGACACAACcacagacaggacagaggaTCCCCCAGGAGATGGCTGCTGTAAACCAGCTGCTACTCAAATCAGTAACTCTGTTTTATATCAATGATGTGGCCTGATGTTTAGCTGTAATGACAGACTGAGGGAAAAAGAGAATTACTTCAAATGTCAGTTTTGTACACTTTTTGACCAGTTTGTTGGCCGTCCACATGTTGGCTAAGTCCAACAGACATCTGTTTACAAGTTGATTGTTTAAGTCACAGTGTCAAGTTTTGGCTTCATATTAGTGACATGTGATAGCCTACATATGTCATTATATATACAGCAATGCTCATTTTCCACTTATATACTAGGTTTCTCCTAGAAAATGTTTACATGCCTTAatgtttataaaacatttagGTTTTCTTATACTGTCTGTCTGAATATACCTGCATTCACTTTCTGTCTGAAACTCTCTGTTTTAGTCTCTTTAAGCCCCACTATGTCTTCCAAATCTGCACCCTTGGTTCCTCTGCCATGAATGTTAGATCTGAACAGAAGATGTTGCCTATTCAGTCCACTAAGAATTGCTCGCCTTgcacatacactgaaaaaagtttCATAGCTATATGGCCCACTGAATATGTGCTGTGTTGTTTCTCCTGCTGGCTCCACCTGCAAATTCAAGCTCAACTCATAGACTTAacattgtgatgatgtcacagattttCAATTGTGTTTCCTAactcaaaaaaagttttacaagtATAAAAGCTCCCTGGATcaaaatggggaaaatgcttCTTGCTGCAATACCGCAAGTGTCCACTGGGAAAAAATTGCTGCAAGGCTGAGTTGCAGCACTCTGCACTGTAACTGCAGCCAGGATTTAATACAGTAACAGAGTTTAATGGCATTTACTACCGTTAAAAACTTTCAAGATTCTTAACCTTAACCGTCACAACCCAACATGAATATGATTCCAAATcaggaagaaatgaaaaacataagaaaCCAAGATTACGTTTCcctaatgttagcatgtagctacatacAGCAAtctatgttatgttatgttaaacACTTGCAATAGTGTGCCAGGAgaagatgaccatataaagaagtACATCACGATCTGACGTCAGCTTGTCTctaaagttgaaaaaatattgGGAACACAGTTTTCAGGCAGGTCTGAAGTCTGaagtttttgctcacagggattacttttacacaCGGTTACATCATTATGTGAAACTTCAGTCACGTTAAACCATAATtgtatatttagaattatgttacagacaaaaatacaaatagaaaACATATATTCATATTGTAATTTTAGCACTCTCTtacagtcattttcttgtttgttagtttttccttttttttcttccttttctcctgttttcaggtaattttcttgtaactttttactaatttcttgcaaatttttggaccatttcttgctcaggttcaaagggttaaatatctgaaaatgcAATATTGGTCAGAGTCATTACaatttgaaaatgataaattgtcGCTATATTTCTTATTCtctcaaattaaaatgcaagACAGGCACAGGAGGTATGTTATTTAGCAACTGCTGAATAAGAGTGGAAATCAAATAACACACTACTTTATCTTATTCTGTATGACGGCTttagcaaaaaatgcaaaaagtgcaaaaaataaacttgaacaTGGTTATCTACTGCTGTTGCAGTACTATCACCACAAAGCCATCAGATATGTGGTGTAAATAAGAGAATAGTAGCGTGCAACACTTGCAGAGATTACAGTAAAAAGACAAGCCACTTCCTGACAGTGTCTTCCTGTGCACCCCTCCCCCCTTTCTCCTCTGACCCAGGAAGTTGAAAAGGAGCGTAGGACCTGAGTTTTCTGTTACATGGCAGTAAAAAAGGCGAGCACggctgcagaagaagaagagcccTGAGAGTGTGGACACAGTGTCGCCTCTTCATGGCTCCAGGCACAATGCAGGCTACTTCATTAACAGTGAGCATCAAACTGAGTGACCTACTTCTGCAATGGCTTCAAAGTGGGACGATGAAAAGGAATGGGGAGCTTTGTGTTGGGAGTTCGGCTTTATATAAACAAGCAGGGAGCAAATGAGAATGATagacacattaaaacatccTAATGTAGTGtgttattgattaaaaaaaacaacgctAATCATACTTAAATCATACCAAATATTCAGAAATACTAAGCTCATTACAAACGTGATCTCTAATCTTTCTCAGCCTAATCTTGAGAGTGACACACATTCTTGAGACACTTTACGGAGTGAAAAGgccaactgtttttttttagaagactGGACACTAATCTCAATTACGTCTGATCCTGTTTCTCTTCCTTCACACCACATTTCTTTGCCTCCCTCAGCACCCATGTCCTTTATATTTTGCATAATGGCTTAGAGGCCAGGTTCTTTTTGTGAACATAATATAGAGGGGGGATTATTATCCTGCCTGGGACTGGAGGACAATGCAGAAACCCACATGCCACAGATTCCACAGACTCACACATGTGTAGACAGCAGACTGTACACAGGCCTCAGCCCACAGCGAGCCAGTCAGCTGACTGCTCCCCTCCTTCCCTCAAGCCACGGTCACTCCTCTTTGAAAGCCCCTGCCCCAAGCATCCCTTTCTTCATGGGGTTACTTGAAGCTTTCAGTGGGCCTCTTAAGTTAAGGGCAGGCCTCCCTTTTTAACCTTGTGATCCCAAGACAAATAGCTGGCAgttattcagttttgtttttttttgcctgtagTAGCTCGCTCTTTTCAGGCCTGTATCACCACACTGAGTTTATAAACCAACAATGTggtgagttatttttaaatgtagcctACTTTTCACTGAACAAAATACTAAAACTTGAGAATTTTCTCTGTACTCTGCTTTTACAGACAACGTTGAATTTTCCACAGTGCTGCAAGCTCCTCTGTGAGGCCTTACTTATACGCACAGTGGTggtttgagctaaatgctaatatcAGCATgctaaaagttgcaaaaacaatgctatgttgttgatgtttagcAAATATAATAGTTAACATTGTTCaacatcttagtttagcatgttagcataaCATCAAATATGTGGTGATAAATTCAAGTGCTGgtcaaactgaaattttgaTCTGATGACAGTGCTACAAAAgaagttaaagggacagttcactccatAATCAAGAATacatatatt
This genomic window from Plectropomus leopardus isolate mb chromosome 13, YSFRI_Pleo_2.0, whole genome shotgun sequence contains:
- the LOC121952132 gene encoding forkhead box protein O1-A-like, coding for MAEAPPPQPQPVEIDPEFEPLSRPRSCTWPLQRPELNDPSGSNTSSPAPSVQQESGGNTEFISNLGLLEEDYEEYAEQKPPVSCNDFQCREGNCVQPHHHHHHHHHHPLQQQQQQQQQVAGPQLPPQQQVPVPGVAPLGSSGQRKSSSSRRNAWGNMSYADLITKAIDSSPEKRLTLSQIYDWMVKSVPYFKDKGDSNSSAGWKNSIRHNLSLHSRFVRIQNEGTGKSSWWMLNPEGGKNGKSPRRRAASMDNNSKFAKSRGRATKKKMALQEGVEGGAGSPGSQYSNWLGSPNSHSNEDFESWSSFRTRTSSDASTLSGCHSPFPPEQDDLGESDGHMMYSGAAGSKITSTLPSLSEVAGPIGQHGSENVMESLLDNLNLLSPKTAQLGSDSSHSSNAAILQSIPYSSAGLTPHPQKDYRKCMYSQVRMNSLPPSPMQTLPETKPGFGAYENQYICPAGLLKELLTSDAEASRDTQVSQIGRGGCLMPTYSRQSHMVGHNGVKMMNPPQSHTVPHGNPQAIHSQGPSTSQDLNSCNMIPLTSLTSLSGAPPRMTSLRTCMPPPRGHPAHTITVSANYGSNNGYRELNSVHPNSHHQERLPSDLDNMSIERFECDMETVLHDTLMDGGALDFNFDPAAGPHGFPQRVKTTTHNWVSG